The nucleotide sequence TTGAACGACTGAACGACTTAATAGGGAGAGAAATGAGcgatgctattattattattattattattattattattattattattattattattgctgtcttttttattatatttagcgtttttttatttcacgttgtttacttattatatttatttatttatttatttattcactcgtGCCTTTTTTCCACATAAAGAattcaagaaagaagagaagaatttattttatctattattattattattattattattattattattatcatttcattcattcatcttattATCTACATCGAGTttcagttaaccccttcagtacaatgtcacgcttccatattcactctgcttactctttggtgatttgatacagcttcagaaactcgtgtggggattaaaatagtgaagactgtggccattaatcttctgccctccatagacccttcctaatgtcaataacatgatctaatcgtacataaatctcaaggtaaaaatgtgtcccagtattgagatttgtgtacgattagaccattttattgacactaggaaaggtctatggagggcagaggattaatggccacagtcttcactatttcaatcccccacatgagtttctgaagctgtatcaagtcACCAGATcgtcaccaaaatgaatatggaaacttaacatggtagaaatgtgtccagtactgaaggggttgaaaaaaatattatgtttgagaaaaaaagagagatagagaaagtaagaaagtgaaagaagaagagggaaatcaAAGACATgataagaggaacaagagaagagaagtggagatAAAGTGATGTGTATGagaacagacaaaaagaaaggaaaataagagaggcagagagaaagagagaaagtaagaaaggaaattgaaagtaaatgagagaaaagggaaaatataaatgaacagAGAAAGCAATGAgtgttgaaagagaaaaaagtgaattaattgagtgaaaagaagaagaagaagaagaagaagaagaggaggaggaaaagagactaataaagaaacgaaatgaacaaagaagagaaatggtaaTAACTCTactgaagtaaaggaagagagagagagagagagagagagagagagagagagagagagagaggaaatacagaaatagagaaacgataacaatgatgattaaTGAcacgagtgaaggaaagaagagatgagaaagaaagagaagagagagagagagagagagagagagagagagagagagagagagagaaagtcagttcgaaatgaaagaagaaagtaatgatattaataataataataataataataataatagcacaaacagaagaaaggaaagaaaaattaataaaacaaacaaaaatacataaataaacttcgtgtatgtgtgcgtgtgcgtgtgaaaaaagcgacgcacacacacacacacacacacacacacacacacacacacacacacacacacacacacacacacacacaccctttgtAAGTAGAACcttgtaaataaatatataaacgagAGAAATACACAACTTAACATAGCTGTagataaaaacaccattatcattattattattatcattattattatcattattatcattatcattattattattattattatcattattattattattattattaccatcatcgtcGTGGTTTACCTGTACATAGGATTAATTAAGGAGTTTTCCCACGTTTACCTGTAAATTCCCCGTGACTGTGATAATTGTAAATAGTCAAGTAGGCCTCCTGTCATTAGACCTAAGCTATCTTTAATTTATTGTCCTTATCCATGGCTGGTTTGTCTAtcctggctgagagagagagagagagagagagagagagagagagagagagagagagagagagagagagagagagagagagagagagagagagagtagttgtagtagtggtagtagtggtttggtagaagtagcagtaacagtagtaatagaagtaatagttgtagtagttttagtaattgtttggtagaagtaatagtagtagtagtagtaatagtagtagtagtagtagtagtagtagtcgtaatagtagtagtaatagtagtattagaaaaagaaggaggagaaggagaaaaagaaggagggagagaagaaggaggatatgaaggaagaagagaaggaggagaagaaggaagaaggaaaaggaggaggaggaatagcaacaacaacaacaacattaacaacacaacacaaatatcacaatcaccaccaccaccaccacagaaacaccaaCGCCCCATTCTCCCATtctcccatccttccatccctcttgAGCTAGACAAAGGTAAGATTATGAAAAAAGTGTCTTATTTCAGGTATTTTTCAGCCATTAGGTGGGCGGTAATGGCTCCCTCTGGTGGAATAAATGGCTGGATTATCCATCTCTTTATTCTTACTCAGGAAAGCACAGAGGGAGTGAATAACGAGCAGCTGTGAGTGTCTTTGTGAGTGAAATGTTttaatgtagtggtggtggtggtggtggtggtggtggtggtgacggtggtggtggtgacggtggtggtgaacattgtaATGCCTCATACTgccctacatctctctctctctctctctctctctctctctctctctctctctctctctctgataaagagTCGAGTCATTTGATACATTGATATGGAAAACTtacttaatatctctctctctctctctctctctctctctctctctctctctctctctctctctctctctctctctctctctctctctctctctctctctctctctctctctctctctctctaacgctcAAAGCAttatcctggagagagagagagagagagagaatattagctAACTTTTCCATATTATTATCTGTCTCATGTGACTCGAgtctttaccagagagagagagagagagagagagagagagagagagagagagaaatattaaagaCTTCACGAACTTCATCAAAATCCAACAAttcgctttctttttttacttccattctttttttcttttctttctttcttttgttgattTCTGAATGagaacggaagagagagagagagagagagagagagagagagagagagagagagagagagagagagaaaactctaGCTTGAACTATAAATGCAATCTATTTGTCCTCTTCTCAAAATGCATCGTTCATTTCAATAACTTTTCAAttatctccccctctctctctctctctctctctctctctctctctctctctctctctctctctctctctctctctctgtatcgtgtgtctctttgtctcgtctcctctctctctctctctctctctctctctctctctctctctctctctctctctctctctctctctctcattcaaaagtcaTCAGTGAAAATTACTTTGTACGTTTATCTgatcatttttcttcctattcttatttattattcattattttctccttatccttcgTTTCTTCGTTCACATTTGGTCGAGTTTTGGGAATGGAAAAtcttaatggtggtggtggtggtggtactatttatttgttttgttatttgttttttgtcagAATTctttgctcactcactcactcactcactcactcactcatttattggATGCATTCAGTCATTTCTAAGAATTATTCATTGGTTCGTCTCTCAGTGATGTTGAATGAAAGAGTTGTCTTAATATTAcgactactgctattactaaactactactactgctactactactactactactactactactactactactactactactactactactactactactaccactactaccacaactacactGAGCTCGGAGTAAGGAATCATTTCAAACACCGTCTATTAAAACATTCAtacattaatttattatttattcgggtacattattattcatttctttctctttgactTGAAAAAGCTGAATAAGTTTAGCTCTttaaatccagagagagagagagagagagagagagagagagcgttatctCATTAAGATACAAATGTACACGTttgctggacacacacacacacacacacacacacacacacacacacacacacacacacacacacacacacacacacacacacacacacatacatacaacaacaacaagttaaTGGTTTCaatttacaaaagaaaaattgtgaatGATAATTAAGGAAGCATTtcaagagagatatgacagagagagagagagagagagagagagagagagagagagaatccaaatTGAGACAAAGTTTATAATGATGTGatgatagctctctctctctctctctctctctctctcatgataacgctaatgataataataataacagtaataatagtaacaacagtgTATTCTCATTCAATGTTCACACAAAAGATTTTTCTAATAATATCAATGTCTGGAAATAATATAATCTTATTAGTATTTCTAAGAATCTGctgaatgaatctctctctctctctctctctctctctctctctctctctctctctctctctctctctctctctctctctctctctctctctctctctctctctctctctctctctctctctctttctaaacaGAAGGTATCTTTCTATCTAGCTTTCTGTTtattcagaaagagagagagagagagagagagagagagagagagagagagagagagagacatacaccttcactccttcaaCACCGCCCCtctacacgtacacacaaacccACCCATCCAAacccaaacccacacacacacacacacacacacacacacacacacacacacacacacacacacacacacacacacacacacacacacacacacactacactcacgcactcaacaactcactctcactcgctaacacaccaccaccatcaccaatctcAATCTCACCTTCACCACCCAAACTCACACCTaaacctgcaccaccaccatcaccaccacccaagtCACCACCACCCAAGTCACCacccaaatcaccaccaccatcaccatcactgctaggCTGGAATCGTCTATAACCACTGAACAGGAAACCATAAGCTGGTGAATTAAGGACATCCACGAGGCCAGGGGGGCGGTGGGCGTAGAAGGAGCCGTGGCCGTGTGGGGGGCGTGACACTCCATTCACCACACCGAAGGCTCGACGCGGCAGGAACGGGACAAAGTAACCGTCGGGGACCTGAAGGAGGGAACGAAGGagtgggtgaaggaggggaTGAAGAAGTGGGTGAAGGAATGGGTGAAGGcgtgggtgaaggaggaagtgacggagtgggtgaaggaggagttAGGCGTATTTTAGGACTTTTGAAGGATTTATGGATATTTTAGGACTTCAAGACGGTtttaaaaaggatgaagaaggattTACGGATATTTTACGATTTCTAGATTTATTTAAAGAGTGTGAAGAAGGATTTATAGGATATTTTAGGATTTCTAGAGGTATctaaaggagatgaaggagaatttTTGGGTATTTTAGGACTTCTAGAGGTATTCAAAAGGGGCGAAGAAGGATTTAGGTAtttaagaaggataaaaaaggatTTTTGGGTGTATTAGGATTTTTAGAGGTATttagagggagtgaagaaggatTTAGGCGTATATTAGGATTTCTAGAGAtatttaagggtattttaagatgagctagtgtgttttaagggtattcaagagtgtttcagGACATTTTAGGgagtttaaggatgtttctgatTTGCTTAAGGATTTTTCTAGTGTTGGCCGGTGCTTATGGAGGTTTAAAGCgtgtttcgtgtgtttctagggtgtgttagtgtgtagTAAGGCTGTTTTGGGGAGTTTAAGAGTGCTCAAGGCTATTTTTCCAgcgattttttatttctaggGGAGAAACTAGATagattactgctactgctactactactactactactactactactactactactactactactactactacttacttggAAGGGTAAGATGGCGGGCCCTAGATGAGGCTCCAAGGTAAACTCCGCCGTCTgggtctcctcctccaccacctcctctagtcctcctccacctcctcctcctcctcctgctgctgctgctgctgctgcttcttcctcctcgtgatGATGCATGTGggcgtctcctctcctcctgcttcccttcttcttcatcttcatcaccttcTTCACGCTCTCCATcgcctccgtctcctccttgtcatccacaactgaggaggaaagagaagagggaagaaaaaaatgaagaaaatgaagaaaaaatgagataaaaataaaagtaaagaaaatattggtttgtattttgttcttgttttctttttctttttcctttctttcttgtttactcTTCAGATTTTTCGttcatgtgttgttgttgtttatttatttattttttgttttttttatttatttttgttgattttagtgTGATATattagtcttcctcttcctcctcctattcctcctcctcctcctcctcctcctcctcctcctcatcttttctccttcttttcttcttcttctcctcttcattcattattatctcGTTAGCTCACTGaaatacccagagagagagagagagagagagagagagagagagagagagagagagaggaaaaatgatcgGCCGTCACTGTCATTCCCAgagaagtgagagtgagtgacccccccttctctctctctctctctctctctctctctctctctctctctctctctctctctgaactttcCCCAACTCGTAatggagagagtaaaaaaagaaaaaaagattagagagaaaaattataatgtTTTTTGAAAATGCTTCCTGTtttttaccttccctttttATATCAGCGATTTTAGCActtacaggtgagagagagagagagagagagagagagagagtgtgtgtgtgtgtgtgtgtgtgtgtgtgtgtgtgtgtgtgtgttaggtattATTACTCGTTATCATTACTCGTTTTTTCCCATCCCTTTCttccccacattctctctctctctctctctctctctctctctctctctctctctctctctctctctctctctctctctcctcttcctcctccgcctcccttaacactcatctctcttcctcacttacccacttccctcctcttcctcttccacttcccctcccaccctcacttcctctcccccccctccctttctccccatccacccaccctcccCCCGTCATCCGTTCCCCTCCCCCTAGACTTACCTAAGCCTTCCAACATGGCGGACAGATGTGGCGACTCACTCAGGCCCGTCATTAACATATGCAGTGTGTGACTCAGGTCGTGCGAGGAGACGTGGTCGTGGGAGTGGTCGTGGGCGTGGTCGTGGGAGTGATCGTGGGCGTGGTCGTGGGAGTGgtcgtgggagggagagggagagtgagaggagtcgTGGTGGTCGTGCAAATGTCGTTTCACTGAGgcttggtgtgttggtggtatcatcatcatcatcatcatcatcatcgttgttattgttgttgttgttgttgttgttattgttgttgttttcattgttgttgttgttgttgttgttgttgttgttgctgttacctgcaaaatgatagaaagatttttgtcattgtatttttttttatattagctactactactactactactactactactactactactactactactactactactaccaccaccaccaccaccacctaccactactacctaccaccaccaccaccaccacactaccaccaccaccaccaccaccaccaaccactgctgctgccactaccactaccaccaccaccaccaccactgctgcaccactgctgccacctgcaccacactgccaccaccactacaccaccaccaccaccactgctactaccaccaccaccaccaccacaccaccaccactactaccaccactactactactgctactactactactaccaccaccaccaccaccaccaccaccaccaccaccaccaccaccaccactaccactactactactactactactactactgctgctaccaccaccaccaccaccaccaccaccaacactactactactactactactactactactactactactactaccaccaccactactactactactactactactactaccaccaccactactactactactactactactactactactactactactactactaccactactacatgcgtttatcacttttttccccgttttatttttcattagcaTTCCTGAaatctggcgtgtgtgtgtgtgtgtgtgtgtgtacacgttaTCGTGCCGTGAAGGGGACGTGAGTCAACatcgtgtgtacgtgtgtgtgcgtaaatcctcttcttcctcctccttttattccttctcctcttccttctttaatcaGCCGCTGCCTTGTGggacggagagaaggaggagatggaggatgaggggggaggggaaggaagaggaagaggaggaggaggaagaggaggaggaggaggaggagagttttcAATACTTCaacgtaaggaagaaaaaaagacacatattaggcaacagagagagagagagagagagaaccaggaaggaaggagctggTCTATATTTCCGTGTTGAGTaacaaggtagtggtggtggtggtactactactactactactactactactactactactactactactactactgttggtgctgctgttgcgtctcattcttcttattcttgttgttcttgtttttgttcttattcttctttttcatcaccacccccgccaccaccaccaccaccaccaccaccaccaccacctattctGTAAGCAAaccagtttttccttcctttcctggtttgtttgtttgtttgttcgtttgtttgtcacttctttcattgtcttccttccaccttgTTTCCTTTCACCGTCTTTCTCACATTTCACTTATTCTCTTTAATTCACTCTCTTTAATTCACTCTCTTTAACTTCCTCTATAATTCACTCTTCAATTCActatctttaattctctctttaattcactCTCTTTAATTCACCTTCTTTAATTCACTCTCTTTAACTCACTTTCTTTAGTTCACTCTCGTTAATTCATTCCTTAGCTTACTCTCTTTAATTCACTTTCTTTAATTCACTCTCTTTAATTCACTGTTTAACTCACTCTCTTCAATTCACtctttttaacacacacacacacacacacacacacacacacacacacacacacacacacacacacacacacatacacacatcacaTAACAATTTTGAAAAACGacacaaattaaagaaagactagaaatgacacctctctctctctctctctctctctctctctctctctctctctctctctctctctctctctctcttaccaccaCACTACCGCGCCACCACACAAGGGAAGACTGGCCATTGTGGCTCGCTCTAAACTTCACCACGGTActgtccttgagagagagagagagagagagagagagagaggtgtagctATGTTGATCTATCATATTATCTCGTTTATTCTTCCTTATCGattcgtgtgtgcgtgtgtgtgtgtgtgtgtgtgtgtgtgtgtgtgtgtgtgtgtgtgcgtgtaatatGTAAGGTTGGCAGGTGTATATTAACGGGGTTCAGAGAGGCTGAGGTTCAATTTAACGGGGTGTTTTTACCTGCCttcaacgcacgcacacacacacacacacacacacacacacacacacacacacacacacacacacacatgaaatataaagaagatttaggaattacatgtgtgtgtgtgtgtgtgtgtgtgtgtgtgtgtgtgtgtgtgtgtgtgtgtgtgtgtgtgtgtgtgtgtgtgtgtgtgtattaaaggCTCCAACACGTGTCACTTCCCAtaaagaggaagacgacgaggaagaggaggaggaggagaggaggaggaggaggaggaggaggaggaggaggaagaggaggaggaaaaacaagaggaggaagaggaggaattaggATAGGGTATTACATtggattagaaggaggaggaggaggaggaggaggaagaagaagaagaggaggagaaggaggagtaggaagaggaggaggaggaggaggagcaggtggtggtggaatacaAATGACTACAAAGGAAGACCACATACAAAGAGAATgtcaaagaagaaaaggaggaggaagagaaggaataggagaagaaagaagaaggaaggaaggaaggaaattgagaggaggaagggaaggacaagaatgaagagaaggaggaggaggaggagggggaggaggaggaggaggaggattacataggaagaacaaataccagaagagggaggaggagaaggaggaggaggagggacgggggagggggaagaaggaagccTTGACCAGTTTTtctacaggaagagagagagagagagagagagagagagagagagagagagaatggaggaattaAAGCAAAGATTactgtaataaaaaaagtaataaaatatgtctctctctctctctctctctctctctctctctctctctctctctcttacaaaattaaaacgaatgataaataatataatGCTTTAGAGGACttttaattatagtagtagtagtagtagtagtagtagtagtagtagtagtagtagtagtagtagtagtaaaaatattattaattttaatgttttaatgaAGTTTAcccatttattttcgttttctttccaccaatctaaaagaaaacgaatatacTTGTAATTAAATCCTGcatcttttatctattattgagcttatttacttatttatcttgtctttattgtttttattctacttttcaattattccttatcttatctacacaatctttatttttttttttgttcttcatcttctttcctttgttcttctttggtatatttttcttcttcctctgttctttatctcctcttctttctcttgtttaccttttcatctcctcctcctcgtcctccttctctcttctcttctgttcattcttctcttctcctcttcttcctttacttcttctagaaccattactacacacacacacacacacacacacacacaaacagagagagacagagacagagagagacacacacacacacacacacacacacacacacacacacacacacacacacacacacagagagagagagagagagagagagagagagagagagagacgagagagacacacacacacacacacacacacacacacacacagagagagagagagagagagagagagagagagagagagagagagagagagagagagagagagagagagagagagagagagagagagagagagagagagagagagagagagagagagagaaggacacacacacacacacacacacacacacacacacacacacacacacacacacacacacacacacacagagagagagagagagagagagagagagagagagagagagagagagagagagagacacacacacacacacacacacacacacacacagagagagagagagagagagagagagagagagagagagagagagagagagacagagacacacacacacacacacacacacagagagagaga is from Portunus trituberculatus isolate SZX2019 chromosome 36, ASM1759143v1, whole genome shotgun sequence and encodes:
- the LOC123513579 gene encoding uncharacterized protein LOC123513579; its protein translation is MKTTTITTTTTTTITTMMMMMMMMIPPTHQASVKRHLHDHHDSSHSPSPSHDHSHDHAHDHSHDHAHDHSHDHVSSHDLSHTLHMLMTGLSESPHLSAMLEGLVVDDKEETEAMESVKKVMKMKKKGSRRRGDAHMHHHEEEEAAAAAAAGGGGGGGGGLEEVVEEETQTAEFTLEPHLGPAILPFQVPDGYFVPFLPRRAFGVVNGVSRPPHGHGSFYAHRPPGLVDVLNSPAYGFLFSGYRRFQPSSDGDGGGDLGGDLGGGDLGGGDGGGAGLGVSLGGEGEIEIGDGGGVLASESELLSA